A window from Primulina huaijiensis isolate GDHJ02 chromosome 13, ASM1229523v2, whole genome shotgun sequence encodes these proteins:
- the LOC140991717 gene encoding transcription factor MYB1R1-like, with the protein MSMLSDSPSAAVSGGGSGSLGCVGSGEIILFGVRVKVDPLRKSVSMNNLSEYEPVNGDKANTNSNLSNDFTNSVVEEDGGAAGYATADDALPHPVHGNRERKRGVPWTEEEHKLFLVGLQNVGKGDWRGISRNYVKTRTPTQVASHAQKYFLRRSNVNRRRRRTSLFDITTDSVTAMQTEEDGSHQERPAQPVPPPTAPSVPLASNTNGFSTVPFPVTVGPVMLSMQGGNPMGNPTSCQSDRVNKSPAMLQMPTSSTMIDLNLNQQVPFEPSPISLRLSLSSEQDQLLTRDNPAFQVITGFKNGDTLITVT; encoded by the exons ATGTCAATGCTCAGCGACTCTCCGTCAGCCGCCGTGAGCGGTGGCGGAAGTGGCTCCCTCGGCTGTGTGGGCAGCGGCGAGATTATTCTGTTTGGTGTGAGAGTGAAAGTTGATCCCCTGAGGAAGAGCGTGAGTATGAACAATCTCTCCGAATACGAGCCGGTCAATGGTGATAAGGCCAATACGAATAGCAATCTGAGCAATGATTTTACTAATTCGGTGGTGGAGGAGGACGGCGGCGCGGCTGGCTACGCGACGGCTGATGATGCTCTGCCGCATCCAGTTCACGGGAATCGTGAGCGTAAGCGAG GAGTCCCATGGACAGAGGAAGAACACAAGCTATTCCTTGTTGGATTGCAGAATGTTGGGAAAGGGGACTGGAGAGGAATCTCTAGAAATTATGTCAAGACTCGCACACCGACCCAAGTGGCTAGCCATGCCCAGAAATACTTTCTCCGCCGGAGCAACGTCAATCGCCGCCGTCGCCGCACTAGCTTATTTGATATCACCACCGACTCG GTCACTGCAATGCAAACTGAAGAGGATGGTAGCCACCAAGAGCGCCCTGCTCAGCCAGTTCCACCACCAACCGCACCATCTGTGCCTTTGGCTTCCAACACGAACGGATTCTCTACCGTGCCTTTCCCGGTTACTGTTGGCCCAGTTATGTTGTCAATGCAAGGTGGGAATCCAATGGGAAATCCAACTTCGTGCCAAAGTGATCGAGTGAACAAGTCACCAGCAATGCTCCAGATGCCAACTTCTTCAACAATGATAGATCTGAACTTAAATCAGCAAGTGCCATTCGAGCCATCACCAATATCTTTGAGGTTGTCCCTCTCGTCCGAACAGGATCAGCTCTTAACAAGGGACAACCCAGCATTCCAGGTGATCACAGGCTTCAAGAATGGTGATACCCTTATCACTGTCACTTGA